In a single window of the Elaeis guineensis isolate ETL-2024a chromosome 4, EG11, whole genome shotgun sequence genome:
- the LOC105043334 gene encoding probable lysophospholipase BODYGUARD 3, with product MGGAWAARSAVALVGRVVNDVVSFVVFTILDLLDVMLCLVYKVVDYAMEAEWKPCYCSSSPRDMINGSGQILVSENGGSKVVRLSSTKLQLEDISDTLFSRPSLVSEVSRTTVRELRRIKMERGRNRRPVAALRGAAGVRSASSNTTTFTINSTIIQMLQGKIGGHTSYPVPRWSDCDCPTCTSWSSPSGSHDSLLYAHVDGPKDGGVAEEDVLFIHGFISSSAFWTETVFPNFSDEARERYRLIAVDLLGFGRSPKPADSLYTLREHVEMIERSVLERYKVRSFHIVAHSLGSILALALAVKYPGAVKSLTLLAPPYFPVPKGEKGTQFVLRRVAPRRVWPALAFGASVACWYEHISRTVCLLVCKNHRLWEIAFKFVTRNRIRTFLMEGFFCHTHNAAWHTLHNIICGSAGKLDGYLDAVRDQLSCDVTVIHGRNDEVLPLSCSYDVQCKIPRAHVKIVENEDHITIVVGRQKAFARELEEIWKNTRR from the exons ATGGGAGGTGCGTGGGCGGCGAGATCGGCGGTGGCGCTGGTCGGTCGAGTGGTGAACGACGTCGTGAGCTTCGTCGTGTTCACCATTTTGGATTTGCTTGATGTAATGCTGTGTCTCGTTTATAAGGTGGTGGACTACGCCATGGAGGCCGAGTGGAAGCCCTGCTACTGCTCCTCCTCCCCCAGGGACATGATCAACGGCAGCGGCCAGATTCTCGTGTCGGAGAATGGCGGCTCGAAGGTAGTTCGCCTCTCCTCCACCAAGCTCCAGCTGGAGGACATCTCCGACACCTTATTCTCCCGGCCGTCCCTCGTCTCCGAGGTCTCCCGGACGACGGTGCGCGAGCTCCGACGGATTAAAATGGAGCGAGGAAGAAACCGGCGTCCTGTGGCGGCCTTACGGGGCGCAGCCGGTGTTAGATCTGCGTCGTCGAACACCACGACGTTCACCATCAACTCCACCATAATCCAGATGCTCCAGGGAAAGATCGGCGGCCACACGTCGTACCCCGTGCCACGGTGGTCCGACTGCGACTGCCCGACTTGCACCTCCTGGAGCTCCCCCTCCGGCTCCCACGACTCCCTTCTCTACGCCCACGTCGACGGCCCCAAAG ATGGAGGGGTGGCGGAGGAGGACGTGCTGTTCATACACGGGTTCATATCGTCGTCGGCGTTCTGGACGGAGACGGTGTTCCCGAACTTCTCCGACGAGGCGAGGGAGCGGTACCGGCTGATCGCGGTGGACCTGCTGGGGTTCGGGCGGAGCCCCAAGCCGGCTGACTCGCTGTACACGTTAAGAGAGCACGTGGAGATGATCGAGCGTTCGGTGCTGGAGCGCTACAAGGTCCGGTCCTTCCACATTGTCGCCCACTCCCTCGGCTCCATCCTCGCCCTCGCCCTCGCCGTCAAGTACCCCGGCGCGGTCAAATCCCTCACCCTCCTCGCCCCG CCTTACTTTCCGGTGCCCAAGGGGGAGAAAGGGACGCAGTTCGTGCTGCGGCGGGTGGCGCCGCGGCGGGTGTGGCCGGCGCTAGCGTTCGGGGCGTCGGTGGCGTGCTGGTACGAGCACATCAGCCGGACGGTGTGCCTGCTGGTGTGTAAGAACCACCGGCTGTGGGAGATAGCCTTCAAGTTCGTCACCCGCAACAG GATTAGGACCTTCTTGATGGAAGGCTTCTTCTGCCACACCCATAATGCTGCATGGCACACGCTACACAACATCATATGTGGAAGTGCTGGTAAACTTGATGGTTATCTTGATGCAGTGAGAGATCAGCTTAGCTGCGATGTGACAGTGATCCATGGGAGGAACGACGAGGTGCTTCCACTTAGTTGTAGTTATGATGTCCAGTGCAAGATTCCTCGAGCTCATGTCAAGATTGTTGAAAACGAGGATCACATCACCATTGTCGTTGGCCGGCAGAAGGCTTTTGCCCGAGAGCTTGAGGAGATATGGAAGAACACAAGACGCTGA